GTAAACGAATGGGAAGTGACCGCAATAAACTTTTGCTGGAAGTGCGATCGCAAACCATTCTTGCTTGGACTCTCTTAGCTGCACAAGCAGCCGACCAAATCAGTTGGATTGGCATTATCTCCCAACCAATCGACTGTCCAGATTTTAAATCCATTCTCGCTAACTTACAGCTAACTAAACCAGTAGAATTAATTATTGGCGGTTCCACCAGGCAAGAATCAGTTTACA
Above is a window of Leptolyngbyaceae cyanobacterium DNA encoding:
- a CDS encoding 2-C-methyl-D-erythritol 4-phosphate cytidylyltransferase, which codes for MYLLIPAAGVGKRMGSDRNKLLLEVRSQTILAWTLLAAQAADQISWIGIISQPIDCPDFKSILANLQLTKPVELIIGGSTRQESVY